The following coding sequences are from one Streptomyces sp. NBC_01294 window:
- a CDS encoding metal-dependent hydrolase, giving the protein MMGPAHSLSGAAAWLGVGAATAAAGHPMPWPVLVVGALICAGAALAPDLDHKSATISRAFGPLSRGLCEVVDKISYAVYKATRSKKDARRTGGHRTLTHTWLWAVLIGGGASVLAVTAERWGVLALLFVHLVLAVEGLLWRAARMSSDVLVWLLGATSAWILAGVLAQPGNGANWLFTEPGQEYLWLGLPIVLGALVHDIGDSLTVSGCPVLWPLPIAGKRWYPIGPPKMMRFRAGSWVELKVLMPVFVLLGGFGGASALGFI; this is encoded by the coding sequence ATGATGGGTCCGGCGCACTCACTGTCCGGGGCAGCGGCCTGGCTGGGGGTGGGAGCGGCGACCGCGGCCGCCGGTCACCCCATGCCGTGGCCGGTCCTCGTCGTCGGCGCGCTGATCTGCGCCGGGGCGGCTCTCGCCCCCGACCTCGACCACAAGTCGGCGACGATCTCGCGCGCCTTCGGCCCGCTCTCCCGAGGGCTGTGCGAGGTGGTCGACAAGATCTCCTACGCGGTCTACAAGGCCACCCGCTCCAAGAAGGACGCCCGCCGCACCGGCGGACACCGCACGCTGACGCACACCTGGCTCTGGGCGGTCCTGATCGGCGGCGGCGCCTCCGTGCTCGCCGTGACCGCCGAGCGCTGGGGCGTCCTCGCGCTGCTCTTCGTGCACCTGGTGCTGGCGGTCGAAGGCCTGCTGTGGCGTGCGGCCCGGATGTCCAGCGACGTCCTGGTCTGGCTGCTCGGCGCCACCAGCGCCTGGATCCTGGCGGGCGTGCTCGCCCAGCCCGGCAACGGAGCGAACTGGCTGTTCACGGAACCGGGCCAGGAGTACCTGTGGCTCGGCCTGCCGATCGTGCTCGGCGCCCTGGTCCACGACATCGGCGACTCGCTGACCGTCTCCGGCTGCCCGGTCCTTTGGCCCCTCCCGATCGCGGGGAAGCGCTGGTACCCGATCGGCCCGCCGAAGATGATGCGGTTCCGGGCCGGCAGCTGGGTGGAGCTCAAAGTCCTCATGCCGGTGTTCGTCCTGCTGGGCGGCTTCGGCGGGGCGTCGGCCCTCGGGTTCATCTAG
- a CDS encoding IS630 family transposase (programmed frameshift), whose product MRYPEGGGLTAERRAFREGIRLQAGEGFAAGEKTVVIAKELRVSVRSVERWRRAWREGGMTALRSAGPANSPTVTDEQFAVLEEELGKGPSAHGFEDERWTLARVQAVIRRRLRVSLSVATVWRLLKRHGWSWQAPARRALERDEHAVEVEEGGVAAGKSLAAASGAWIVFEDEAGFSMTPPRARTWGRRGQTPVIRVRGRSRRRTSVAALCCYKPGEKSRLIHRPRTHLRLKGARKSFSWKDYRDLLVRAHIQLDGPIVVVWDNLNTHLAAGLKRYEAEHDWLTTVRLPPYAPDLNPVEAVWSLARRAMANTAFDTPDDLDRTLRRELRRIQLRPHLIDGCLTATGLAINPPTPP is encoded by the exons GTGAGGTATCCAGAGGGTGGGGGCCTGACCGCTGAGCGTCGGGCATTTCGTGAGGGGATCCGGCTTCAGGCTGGCGAAGGGTTCGCGGCGGGCGAGAAGACCGTGGTCATCGCGAAAGAGCTGCGGGTGAGTGTCCGGTCGGTGGAACGCTGGCGCCGTGCCTGGCGCGAGGGCGGCATGACGGCCCTGCGGTCGGCAGGTCCGGCGAACTCCCCGACTGTCACCGATGAACAGTTCGCCGTGCTCGAGGAGGAACTCGGCAAGGGGCCGTCGGCTCACGGCTTTGAGGACGAACGCTGGACCCTGGCCCGTGTCCAGGCGGTGATTCGCCGGCGGCTGCGGGTGAGCCTGTCGGTGGCGACGGTGTGGCGGTTGCTGAAACGGCACGGCTGGTCCTGGCAGGCGCCCGCCCGGAGAGCACTCGAGCGTGACGAGCACGCGGTGGAG GTGGAAGAAGGAGGTGTGGCCGCGGGTAAAAGCCTCGCGGCGGCATCCGGGGCCTGGATCGTCTTCGAGGACGAAGCAGGCTTCTCGATGACTCCGCCCCGTGCCCGCACCTGGGGCCGGCGTGGGCAGACCCCCGTCATCCGCGTGCGTGGCAGGTCCCGCCGCCGGACCTCGGTCGCCGCGTTGTGCTGCTACAAACCGGGTGAGAAGAGCCGTCTCATCCACCGGCCGCGCACCCATCTCCGCCTCAAAGGCGCGCGCAAGAGCTTCTCCTGGAAGGACTACCGCGACCTGCTGGTGCGGGCACACATCCAGCTCGACGGTCCGATCGTGGTGGTCTGGGACAATCTCAACACTCATCTGGCCGCCGGGCTGAAACGGTACGAGGCCGAGCACGACTGGCTCACCACCGTCCGCCTCCCGCCCTATGCACCCGACTTGAACCCCGTCGAGGCCGTCTGGTCACTCGCGCGCAGAGCGATGGCCAACACCGCCTTCGACACACCCGACGACCTCGACCGAACACTCCGCCGCGAGTTACGCAGAATCCAACTCCGGCCCCACCTGATCGACGGATGCCTCACCGCCACAGGTCTGGCTATCAACCCACCGACCCCACCCTGA
- a CDS encoding ABC transporter ATP-binding protein, protein MQISDLPYPDPGEPDARSGPRFLLWLGRGQLGGQLKSLCWGMLHFSGIAGLPYAVGLGVDAVVDRAPDRLLLVGALLVLIGVAISVGDVMLHRTAVTNWITAAARVQQLLARKTAELGSALTRRVAAGEVVAVSTGDVEKIGWFVEAVSRFLAAVFAIVLVCVGLLFYAPDLGVVVAIGVPLIALASLPLLPRATQRADIQREKAGKATELASDTVAGLRVLRGIGGEELFLGRYREASQEVRKAAVRSARMWALISAIQVLLPGALLITVVWYGATLVVDGRIAVGELVAAFSAVATLLYPLRHFEEIAMAYSFSRPSAKRAARVLSLTRTDATEQPAHAEPAPAPAAGGDLYDPQTGLLAPAGRLTAVVCGDPDLAGRLAERLGGHPMDEGGDAEPGGPSVLLGGVALDEVALDTARTLVLVQDKDPVLLSGTLRELFDVPASGAVEPAAALDAAQCADVLDALLQSAPDGVDDPMDARITERGRSLSGGQRQRLALARSLVTDPEVLVLDEPTSAVDSHTEARIADGIAALRAGRTTVLLASSPLLLDRADRVVLIDEGAVAAIGTHRELLHGEPRYRAVVTRETDEEQRLAGLEEMTELEEALTEIEESA, encoded by the coding sequence ATGCAGATCAGCGATCTTCCGTATCCGGATCCGGGGGAACCCGACGCTCGTTCCGGGCCCCGCTTCCTCCTGTGGCTGGGGCGTGGTCAACTCGGTGGACAGCTCAAGAGCCTGTGCTGGGGGATGCTGCACTTCTCCGGCATCGCCGGGCTGCCGTACGCCGTGGGCCTGGGCGTCGACGCGGTCGTCGACCGCGCCCCGGACCGGCTGCTGCTCGTGGGCGCGCTGCTCGTCCTGATCGGCGTCGCCATCTCGGTCGGTGACGTCATGCTCCACCGCACGGCCGTCACCAACTGGATCACCGCCGCCGCGCGCGTGCAGCAGCTGCTCGCGCGCAAGACGGCCGAGCTGGGCTCCGCACTGACCCGACGGGTCGCCGCGGGCGAGGTCGTCGCGGTGTCCACCGGCGACGTGGAGAAGATCGGCTGGTTCGTCGAGGCGGTCTCCCGCTTCCTCGCGGCCGTCTTCGCCATCGTCCTTGTCTGCGTCGGCCTGCTGTTCTACGCGCCCGACCTCGGTGTGGTCGTGGCCATCGGCGTGCCGCTGATCGCCCTCGCCTCACTGCCGCTGCTGCCGCGCGCCACCCAACGCGCCGACATCCAGCGGGAGAAGGCCGGCAAGGCCACCGAACTGGCCTCCGACACCGTCGCCGGCCTGCGCGTCCTGCGCGGCATCGGCGGTGAGGAACTGTTCCTCGGCCGGTACCGCGAAGCCTCCCAGGAGGTGCGCAAGGCCGCCGTGCGCAGTGCCCGGATGTGGGCGCTGATCTCCGCGATCCAGGTGCTGCTCCCGGGCGCGCTGCTGATCACGGTGGTCTGGTACGGCGCCACGCTCGTCGTGGACGGGCGCATCGCCGTGGGTGAACTCGTCGCGGCGTTCAGCGCGGTGGCGACGCTGCTCTACCCGCTGCGGCACTTCGAGGAGATCGCCATGGCGTACTCCTTCTCGCGGCCCTCCGCCAAGCGGGCCGCCCGGGTGCTGTCGCTGACCCGGACGGACGCCACCGAGCAGCCCGCGCACGCCGAGCCGGCGCCGGCGCCGGCCGCGGGCGGGGACCTGTACGACCCGCAGACCGGGCTGCTGGCCCCCGCGGGCCGGCTCACCGCCGTCGTGTGCGGGGACCCGGACCTGGCCGGCCGGCTCGCGGAACGCCTGGGCGGCCATCCCATGGACGAGGGCGGCGACGCCGAGCCCGGTGGGCCGTCGGTGCTCCTCGGCGGGGTCGCGCTGGACGAGGTCGCGCTGGACACCGCGCGCACGCTGGTCCTCGTACAGGACAAGGATCCGGTGCTGCTGTCCGGCACCCTGCGCGAGCTGTTCGACGTACCGGCGTCCGGTGCGGTCGAGCCCGCTGCCGCACTGGACGCGGCCCAGTGCGCGGACGTCCTGGACGCACTGCTGCAGTCGGCGCCTGACGGGGTAGACGACCCCATGGACGCGCGGATCACCGAGCGCGGCCGGTCCCTGTCCGGCGGGCAGCGCCAGCGTCTCGCGCTGGCGCGGTCCCTGGTCACCGACCCGGAGGTGCTGGTGCTCGACGAGCCGACCTCCGCGGTCGACTCGCACACCGAGGCGCGGATCGCGGACGGGATCGCGGCCCTGCGCGCCGGACGCACCACGGTGCTACTGGCGTCCTCGCCGTTGCTGCTGGACCGCGCGGACCGGGTCGTGCTCATCGACGAGGGCGCGGTCGCGGCGATCGGAACCCACCGCGAACTGCTGCACGGCGAGCCGCGCTACCGGGCGGTCGTCACCCGGGAGACGGACGAGGAACAGCGGCTCGCCGGGCTCGAAGAGATGACAGAGCTGGAAGAAGCACTCACAGAGATCGAGGAATCCGCATGA
- a CDS encoding ABC transporter ATP-binding protein: protein MIGVAPPEHDPAAPESAATLPVGTSATVRGYVRGLFRRHRRAFVVLVSVNAVAVIASMVGPYLLGRVVDDLAAGAQELHLERVTLLFALALAVQTFFVRLVRLRGAMLGEEMLADLREDFLVRSVGLPPGVLERAGTGDLLSRITTDIDRLANAMREAVPQLAIGVVWAGLLFGALSVTAPPLALAALVALPVLVIGCRWYFRRAPSAYRSEAAGYAAVSAVLTETVDAGRTVEAHRLGPDRIALSERRITQWVAWERYTLFLRTVLFPVINVTFVTILGSVLMIGGYCVLQGWMSVGQLTTGALLAQMLVDPIGLILRWYDELQVAQVSLGRLVGVHEIEPDAGDAKVSPEGRDVRAQEVHFGYREGVDVLHQVSMSVPPGTRMALVGPSGAGKSTLGRLLAGIYAPRTGEVTLGGARLSKMPAERVREHVALVNQEHHVFVGSLRDNLRLARTGAGDTELWAALGAVDADGWARALEAGLDTEVGSGSTALTPAQAQQIALARLVLADPHTLVLDEATSLLDPRAARHLERSLARVLDGRTVIAIAHRLHTAHDADVIAVVEGGRISELGSHDELVAADGAYAALWRSWHG from the coding sequence ATGATCGGCGTGGCGCCACCGGAGCACGATCCGGCGGCCCCCGAATCGGCCGCGACCCTGCCCGTGGGCACGTCGGCGACCGTACGGGGCTATGTGCGCGGCCTGTTCCGGCGCCACCGGCGGGCCTTCGTGGTGCTGGTGAGCGTCAACGCGGTCGCGGTGATCGCCTCCATGGTCGGCCCGTACCTGCTGGGCCGGGTCGTGGACGATCTCGCCGCGGGGGCGCAGGAGCTCCACCTGGAGCGCGTGACGCTGCTGTTCGCGCTGGCGCTGGCCGTCCAGACGTTCTTCGTCCGGCTGGTCCGGCTGCGCGGGGCGATGCTGGGCGAGGAGATGCTGGCCGACCTGCGCGAGGACTTCCTGGTGCGGTCGGTGGGGCTGCCGCCCGGTGTGCTGGAGCGGGCCGGTACCGGTGACCTGCTGTCGCGGATCACCACCGACATCGACCGGCTGGCCAACGCCATGCGCGAGGCCGTGCCGCAGCTGGCCATCGGCGTGGTGTGGGCGGGACTGCTCTTCGGGGCGCTCTCGGTGACCGCGCCGCCGCTGGCGCTGGCCGCGCTGGTGGCGCTGCCGGTGCTGGTGATCGGCTGCCGCTGGTACTTCCGGCGGGCGCCTTCGGCGTACCGCTCGGAGGCGGCCGGCTACGCGGCGGTCTCGGCCGTGCTCACCGAAACGGTGGACGCGGGCCGCACGGTCGAGGCGCACCGCCTCGGGCCGGACCGGATCGCCCTGTCGGAGCGGCGGATCACGCAGTGGGTCGCGTGGGAGCGCTACACGCTGTTCCTGCGGACGGTCCTCTTCCCGGTCATCAACGTCACCTTCGTGACGATCCTCGGCTCCGTGCTGATGATCGGCGGCTACTGCGTGCTGCAGGGCTGGATGTCGGTGGGGCAGCTGACCACGGGTGCGCTGCTGGCGCAGATGCTGGTCGACCCGATCGGTCTGATCCTGCGCTGGTACGACGAGCTGCAGGTCGCCCAGGTATCGCTGGGCCGCCTGGTCGGCGTCCACGAGATCGAACCGGACGCGGGGGACGCGAAGGTGTCTCCCGAGGGCCGGGACGTCCGGGCGCAGGAGGTCCACTTCGGCTACCGGGAGGGCGTGGACGTCCTGCATCAGGTGTCGATGTCCGTGCCTCCGGGCACCCGGATGGCACTCGTCGGACCGTCGGGCGCGGGCAAGTCCACCCTGGGACGGCTGCTCGCGGGCATCTACGCACCCCGGACCGGCGAGGTCACCCTCGGCGGGGCGCGGCTGTCGAAGATGCCGGCGGAGCGGGTGCGCGAGCACGTGGCACTGGTCAACCAGGAGCACCACGTGTTCGTCGGCTCGCTGCGCGACAACCTGCGCCTCGCACGGACGGGCGCCGGGGACACGGAGCTGTGGGCCGCGCTGGGCGCGGTGGACGCGGACGGCTGGGCGCGGGCCCTGGAGGCCGGTCTGGACACCGAGGTCGGCTCGGGCAGCACGGCGCTGACCCCGGCGCAGGCGCAGCAGATCGCGCTGGCCCGGCTGGTGCTGGCCGACCCGCACACCCTGGTGCTGGACGAGGCCACCTCGCTGTTGGATCCGCGGGCGGCACGGCACTTGGAGCGCTCGCTGGCCCGGGTGCTGGACGGCCGTACGGTCATCGCCATCGCCCACCGGCTGCACACCGCGCACGACGCGGACGTGATCGCGGTGGTCGAGGGCGGCCGGATCAGCGAACTCGGCTCGCACGACGAGCTGGTCGCGGCCGACGGGGCGTACGCGGCGCTGTGGCGGTCCTGGCACGGGTGA